One segment of Amycolatopsis alba DSM 44262 DNA contains the following:
- a CDS encoding MFS transporter, whose product MHPDPRRWRALALLCTANFMVILDSQIVVLAVPSIERDLGFDGGGTHWVLSAYLLSFGLLLLPGGRAADLLGRRRTFSAGTALFLLSSLWCGFAWSDDVLIAARVLQGISAALMAPSALALVMTTFTDDGERTKALAAWSGVGGFGATAALLIGGTLTRAFGWEWVFFLNVPVALVLLAATPVLLTESRDVSRRGAPLVPLRIFSSRMLTGGNLVMLTSAMGAFAVSYLISRYAQEVLGYSPLLFGVATAVLPVMAVFGAYGGQALIPRIGVRGLAVAGTVLLGAGCLALAGVSPDGAYLTDLLPGLAAFGLGLGAATVAGPMAALGGVDAGDTGLASGITTAAFQLGGAFGVSVASAVSAAVTGTATSAEAVTGGFRVGFVTAACFAVLGLAIALSALRPGKALVLED is encoded by the coding sequence TCGAGCGGGACCTCGGATTCGACGGCGGCGGGACACACTGGGTGCTCAGCGCGTACCTGCTGAGTTTCGGCCTCCTGCTCCTGCCGGGCGGTCGCGCCGCGGATCTGCTCGGCCGCCGCCGGACGTTCTCGGCAGGCACCGCGTTGTTCCTGCTCTCCTCGCTGTGGTGCGGGTTCGCGTGGAGCGACGACGTGCTGATCGCCGCACGGGTCCTCCAGGGGATTTCGGCGGCGCTGATGGCACCTAGCGCGCTCGCGCTGGTGATGACGACGTTCACCGACGACGGCGAACGCACCAAGGCACTCGCCGCGTGGTCGGGCGTCGGCGGCTTCGGCGCCACGGCCGCGCTGCTCATCGGCGGGACGTTGACGCGGGCGTTCGGCTGGGAGTGGGTGTTCTTCCTGAACGTCCCGGTCGCGCTCGTCCTGCTCGCGGCCACCCCGGTCCTGCTCACGGAAAGCCGTGACGTGTCACGCCGCGGGGCGCCGCTGGTCCCGCTGCGGATCTTCTCGTCGCGGATGCTCACCGGCGGCAACCTGGTGATGCTCACCAGCGCGATGGGCGCGTTCGCGGTCTCGTACCTGATCTCGCGCTACGCGCAGGAGGTGCTCGGTTATTCGCCGCTGCTGTTCGGCGTCGCGACGGCGGTGCTGCCGGTGATGGCGGTCTTCGGAGCCTACGGCGGACAGGCGCTGATCCCCAGGATCGGCGTCCGGGGCCTGGCCGTCGCGGGCACGGTCCTGCTGGGCGCCGGTTGCCTGGCGCTGGCCGGTGTCTCGCCGGACGGCGCCTACCTGACCGATCTCCTGCCCGGTCTCGCCGCGTTCGGCCTCGGGCTGGGCGCGGCCACGGTCGCCGGGCCGATGGCCGCGCTGGGCGGCGTCGACGCCGGGGACACCGGGCTCGCGTCCGGGATCACCACCGCCGCCTTCCAGCTCGGCGGCGCGTTCGGCGTCTCGGTAGCCTCGGCCGTGTCGGCGGCCGTCACCGGCACCGCGACGTCGGCGGAAGCCGTGACCGGCGGTTTCCGCGTGGGATTCGTGACAGCCGCCTGCTTCGCGGTACTGGGCCTGGCAATCGCTCTTTCGGCGCTGCGGCCCGGAAAAGCCCTGGTGTTGGAGGACTGA